One genomic segment of Desulforamulus reducens MI-1 includes these proteins:
- a CDS encoding (Fe-S)-binding protein, whose protein sequence is MGDIRPQDMGKPSEQLTKVENLMPLPAPYDKPGMEPDFKAIKDSWKESYCTTLDGFVGNEALVRPKTKEEEEDFVQGFLRGLEKLFSDETNRNYLQPFLLSFEYCAKCNTCSEACHVFKASGEQEIYRPIFRSEVFRKIAKKHFNGSGFWSKFNGGDIDINAETVLRLGELAYRCNLCRRCAQTCPLGLDNGLLAREIRKVFSMELGIAPKPLHEKGSMLQLKTGSSTGITKEAFLDMIEFLEEDLYERTGKQYKIPVDKKGADILLTHNAGEYMAWPENPAAFVILFEEAGLDWTLSSDMIGYDNVNYGLFYDDAQARKIGLAQVKAGKDLGVRRIVIGECGHAHKAAMVAIDRAMVGADNIPRESFLPLLRDLVKKGVYKLDPARNDFPVTMHDPCNVARMMGVIQPQRDIIKEVCPQFREMYPHGAKNFCCGGGSGFAIMNSFNFPEFRNKVSSRMKFKQILDAFQGVMEDDTPKYVCAPCSNCKGAIRDILEYYHATAKFNVHYGGLVELIVNAMVKFDRPFLEFLDEEEWIAKHVKK, encoded by the coding sequence ATGGGTGATATTAGACCTCAGGATATGGGAAAACCCTCTGAGCAGTTAACTAAAGTAGAAAATTTGATGCCCCTACCGGCACCCTACGACAAACCCGGCATGGAGCCGGACTTTAAAGCGATTAAAGATAGTTGGAAAGAAAGTTACTGCACAACTCTGGATGGTTTTGTTGGTAATGAAGCACTGGTTAGACCTAAAACCAAAGAAGAAGAAGAGGACTTTGTACAAGGTTTCTTAAGAGGGTTGGAAAAGTTATTCTCCGATGAAACCAACAGAAACTATTTGCAACCTTTCCTGCTTTCCTTTGAGTACTGTGCAAAATGTAATACCTGTTCCGAAGCGTGCCATGTGTTTAAAGCCAGTGGTGAGCAAGAAATTTACAGACCTATTTTCCGTTCCGAAGTTTTTCGTAAAATTGCTAAAAAACATTTCAACGGCAGTGGCTTCTGGAGTAAGTTTAACGGTGGCGATATTGATATCAATGCAGAAACCGTTCTTCGACTGGGCGAACTGGCCTATCGCTGTAACCTTTGCCGTCGTTGTGCTCAGACCTGTCCCTTGGGCCTTGATAACGGCTTGCTGGCAAGGGAAATTAGAAAGGTCTTTAGTATGGAACTGGGTATTGCGCCCAAGCCACTACACGAAAAGGGTTCTATGTTACAGTTGAAAACTGGTTCCAGTACCGGTATCACCAAGGAAGCCTTCCTTGATATGATAGAATTTCTGGAAGAGGATCTTTACGAAAGAACCGGCAAGCAGTATAAAATCCCAGTAGACAAAAAAGGTGCTGATATTCTCTTAACTCACAACGCCGGTGAGTATATGGCTTGGCCTGAGAACCCTGCTGCTTTTGTTATTCTCTTTGAAGAAGCTGGTTTGGACTGGACCCTGAGCAGTGACATGATCGGTTATGATAATGTTAACTATGGTCTATTTTACGATGATGCCCAAGCTAGAAAAATTGGTCTGGCTCAAGTTAAAGCCGGTAAAGACCTTGGTGTTCGAAGAATCGTTATCGGTGAGTGCGGTCACGCCCACAAGGCAGCCATGGTAGCCATTGACCGAGCCATGGTAGGTGCAGATAACATTCCCCGGGAGAGCTTCCTGCCCTTACTGCGGGATTTAGTTAAGAAAGGTGTTTACAAACTTGACCCAGCCCGTAACGATTTCCCGGTTACAATGCACGATCCCTGTAACGTAGCTCGGATGATGGGTGTTATTCAGCCACAACGCGACATTATTAAAGAAGTTTGTCCCCAATTCAGGGAAATGTATCCCCACGGTGCTAAAAACTTCTGCTGTGGTGGTGGAAGTGGTTTTGCTATTATGAATTCCTTTAACTTCCCTGAGTTTAGAAATAAAGTATCTAGCAGAATGAAATTCAAACAGATTCTGGATGCCTTCCAAGGGGTAATGGAAGACGATACACCGAAATACGTATGTGCACCTTGCTCAAACTGTAAGGGGGCTATCCGTGACATTCTTGAGTATTACCATGCCACTGCTAAATTTAACGTTCATTACGGTGGTTTGGTTGAACTGATAGTAAATGCCATGGTTAAATTTGACAGACCGTTCTTAGAGTTTTTAGACGAAGAAGAATGGATTGCCAAACACGTTAAAAAATAA
- a CDS encoding DUF4365 domain-containing protein — MFDSVNWLDKTNNTSISFSGMASISQKPHDLFLNCLPTTWAVKKNTSKHLDYDIDFFDGQTPKGLQFSVRLIVPTALQLENERILLPFTSEELNWSMDEAKVPVFLIIVDSKDQSIYWLFLQDFIQGTLEHENPEWRSQNVVILHVPTDQELTKTLDKFTNTLYYGLELLYIKHFYKFYSVTNKRIAQFFNSQEEIQRALELESTRQYSNPSPSSEQSCCSSSNDGHCDTCKGSDPFDDLVFQSTKKIQSRLEYAQRMRVLDPKENRIAYYCINQALAVYGSTATVGIRYTALGEMAFYDYLLHFLKTYDAIIPKTTIFFINSEEHHRYFKAMEELSQIIISALDQGELIASSMLLIRLADAYLFATPYIMKYLGQDMAAPLMDYAQTLLMLSHEMASLVESPTRLLQ, encoded by the coding sequence ATGTTTGATTCAGTCAATTGGCTAGATAAAACCAATAACACCTCTATATCCTTCTCTGGGATGGCATCAATATCTCAAAAACCTCATGATTTATTTTTAAACTGTTTGCCTACCACTTGGGCTGTTAAGAAAAATACAAGTAAGCATTTAGACTATGACATTGATTTTTTCGATGGACAAACTCCAAAGGGTCTTCAGTTTTCTGTACGTCTTATCGTTCCAACTGCTCTGCAGTTAGAAAATGAAAGGATCCTACTTCCATTTACTTCGGAAGAACTAAATTGGTCTATGGATGAAGCAAAGGTTCCTGTGTTTTTAATAATTGTAGATAGTAAAGATCAATCAATTTATTGGCTGTTTTTACAAGATTTTATTCAGGGAACCCTTGAGCATGAAAATCCTGAGTGGCGCAGTCAAAATGTTGTTATCCTGCATGTTCCTACAGACCAGGAATTAACCAAGACTTTAGATAAATTTACTAATACTTTATATTATGGATTAGAACTTTTATACATAAAACATTTTTATAAATTTTATTCTGTTACTAATAAACGTATCGCTCAATTCTTTAATTCTCAGGAAGAAATACAAAGGGCTTTGGAACTTGAGTCAACTCGGCAATATAGTAATCCATCACCTTCTTCAGAACAATCTTGTTGTAGCTCATCGAATGACGGCCACTGTGACACATGCAAAGGTAGCGATCCCTTCGACGATCTTGTCTTTCAATCAACCAAAAAAATACAATCCCGTTTAGAATATGCACAAAGAATGAGAGTTTTAGATCCAAAGGAAAATCGCATTGCTTATTATTGTATTAATCAAGCCTTGGCTGTATATGGTTCCACTGCAACTGTTGGAATCCGATATACAGCCCTTGGTGAAATGGCCTTCTATGATTATTTGTTACATTTTTTAAAAACCTATGATGCTATAATCCCTAAAACAACAATTTTTTTTATAAACTCTGAAGAGCATCATCGTTATTTTAAAGCTATGGAGGAATTATCTCAAATCATCATTTCTGCTCTGGATCAAGGTGAATTAATTGCTTCTAGTATGTTATTAATTCGACTGGCTGATGCTTACCTCTTTGCCACGCCCTATATTATGAAATACTTAGGACAGGACATGGCCGCTCCGCTGATGGATTATGCACAAACATTATTGATGTTGTCCCATGAAATGGCCAGTCTAGTTGAATCTCCAACCAGACTATTACAATAA
- a CDS encoding IS110 family transposase, with protein sequence MNYKQKQRIEQLTESTLIIGADIAKSKHVARAQDFRGIELGKRLVFDNTRAGLTKLMHWIRTLMVEHGKDHALVGIEPTGHYWLPMAEFLRKEGVPVVVVNPLHVKRSKELDDNSPTKNDIKDARVIAQLVKDGRYSEPNLPTGVYAELRVGMVQRDRLNQDLNRVKGRIHNWLDRYFPEYTSVFKDWEGKASLMILNTCPLPREVIKTGTEAIVTLWKTEIKRAVGIKRANKLMQVARESIGLSTGIEFARHEIRMLLEQYDILCKQMEILMEAVQELLQQIPGSTEMMTIPGVGLVTVAGFLAEVGDLKGYEHGQQIIKLAGLNLKENSSGKHKGQSRISKRGRPRLRALLFKTVLVMVAKNREFKAIHQYLITRHGNPLKKKQSIVALCGKLIRILFTIGSKQTPYDAEQVLGVVRQEQLQEAA encoded by the coding sequence ATGAATTATAAACAAAAACAAAGAATTGAGCAACTCACTGAATCAACTTTAATTATTGGAGCCGATATTGCCAAATCTAAACACGTGGCACGTGCCCAGGATTTTAGGGGTATCGAGTTGGGGAAACGCTTGGTCTTTGACAACACTAGGGCGGGCTTAACCAAGCTGATGCATTGGATTAGAACCTTGATGGTAGAGCACGGTAAGGATCATGCTCTGGTAGGTATCGAACCCACAGGACACTACTGGTTACCAATGGCTGAGTTTTTGCGCAAAGAAGGTGTACCAGTTGTAGTTGTAAATCCGTTGCATGTTAAGAGAAGCAAGGAATTAGATGATAACTCGCCCACAAAGAACGACATCAAAGATGCAAGGGTAATTGCCCAATTAGTAAAAGATGGCCGTTACTCAGAACCCAACTTACCCACAGGTGTCTATGCGGAACTGCGGGTGGGAATGGTTCAAAGGGACCGTCTTAATCAAGACCTTAACCGAGTAAAAGGTAGAATCCACAACTGGCTTGACCGGTACTTCCCCGAGTACACAAGTGTTTTCAAAGATTGGGAAGGCAAAGCATCCTTGATGATATTAAATACTTGTCCACTCCCCCGGGAAGTCATCAAAACAGGCACAGAGGCAATTGTAACCCTGTGGAAAACTGAGATTAAACGGGCAGTTGGTATAAAAAGAGCTAACAAACTAATGCAGGTTGCTAGAGAATCCATCGGACTATCCACAGGGATAGAGTTTGCCCGTCATGAAATAAGGATGCTACTTGAACAATATGACATCCTGTGCAAACAGATGGAAATCCTGATGGAAGCAGTTCAAGAGTTACTGCAACAAATACCTGGAAGCACAGAAATGATGACCATTCCAGGAGTCGGTTTGGTTACAGTAGCCGGATTTCTTGCAGAAGTAGGCGACTTAAAAGGATATGAACATGGGCAACAAATCATAAAGTTGGCGGGCCTAAACCTAAAAGAGAACAGTTCTGGTAAACACAAGGGACAATCACGAATCAGTAAACGGGGGCGCCCCCGGCTGCGGGCCTTGTTATTTAAGACTGTGTTAGTCATGGTTGCAAAAAACCGAGAGTTTAAGGCCATCCACCAATATTTAATAACAAGGCATGGAAATCCCTTAAAGAAAAAGCAATCCATAGTTGCCCTCTGTGGAAAATTGATTCGTATTTTGTTCACCATAGGCAGTAAACAAACTCCATATGACGCGGAGCAAGTATTAGGCGTTGTACGCCAAGAGCAATTACAGGAAGCTGCTTAA
- a CDS encoding undecaprenyl diphosphate synthase family protein, whose translation MIPKFKRLPKHIGIIPDGNRRWAQNQGLAKEAGYDHGITPGFDLYQICLELGIPEITFYGFTVDNTKRPPVQKKAFQKACVDAVNILANRDASLLVIGNHESAQFPKELLPYTTRKIFGSNRIKINFLVNYGWKWDLNQAFNNNSMDSSYFHEKIASKDISRIDLIIRWGGRRRLSGFLPVQSIYADFYVVEDLWPNFRSEQFYEALMWYQDQDITLGG comes from the coding sequence ATGATACCAAAATTCAAACGTCTCCCAAAGCATATTGGCATTATTCCGGACGGCAATAGAAGATGGGCTCAAAACCAGGGCCTGGCAAAGGAAGCTGGTTATGACCATGGCATTACCCCTGGGTTTGATCTATATCAAATATGTTTGGAATTAGGTATACCAGAAATAACCTTTTATGGTTTTACCGTTGATAATACCAAGCGACCCCCAGTGCAAAAAAAAGCCTTTCAGAAAGCCTGTGTGGATGCAGTTAACATATTGGCTAACCGAGATGCCTCATTGCTGGTGATTGGCAATCATGAATCTGCTCAGTTTCCAAAGGAATTACTTCCCTATACCACCCGCAAAATCTTTGGCAGTAATCGGATTAAGATTAACTTTTTGGTAAATTATGGTTGGAAATGGGATTTGAATCAGGCATTTAACAACAATTCAATGGATTCTTCTTACTTTCACGAAAAAATTGCTTCCAAGGATATTTCTAGAATTGACTTAATCATACGCTGGGGTGGACGTAGAAGGTTAAGTGGTTTTCTCCCTGTCCAATCCATTTACGCAGATTTTTATGTAGTTGAAGACCTTTGGCCAAATTTTCGTTCTGAACAATTCTACGAAGCTCTTATGTGGTATCAAGATCAGGACATTACTCTGGGGGGATGA
- a CDS encoding HD-GYP domain-containing protein: MDIFSLEPGMKLGRTVYSSMGEILLKVNTILTPRYIKNLMELGVPYVYVDNGLLKDYLIEDIITIETRTAAVQQIKNILLETKESGKLVIKPSSLYNTVRDFTDSLFSKNHSLMFNLTDLRTQDDYTFAHSVNVCVLSLMTGMTLGYTSDQLAVLGVGALLHDLGKVKIPDHILNKPSKLTDAEFAIMQKHPYYGHELITSSKELEREQAIIALQHHESLDGSGYPSGLSGHKFHEYAQIVAIADKFDALTANRIYRKAYPSHEAFEMCAASGNYLFKDHIVKGFLYNIAAYPSGTLVQLNNKEIAVVLETPRGYSRFPKIRILFDHKHRPILPTEVSLSEHVGLFISKVLDGNEIAHILNNT, translated from the coding sequence GTGGATATTTTTTCTTTAGAGCCCGGTATGAAGCTAGGCCGTACCGTTTATAGCAGTATGGGTGAGATACTACTTAAAGTAAATACCATTCTAACTCCCCGTTATATCAAAAATTTAATGGAGCTGGGAGTCCCCTACGTCTACGTGGATAATGGTTTACTAAAGGATTATTTAATCGAGGACATTATTACAATTGAAACTCGTACTGCTGCTGTTCAACAGATTAAAAACATCCTATTAGAGACAAAAGAATCTGGAAAACTTGTCATTAAACCTTCATCTCTCTACAATACAGTGAGAGATTTTACTGATTCATTGTTTTCTAAAAACCATTCACTAATGTTCAATTTAACTGACTTACGAACTCAAGACGATTACACCTTTGCCCACTCTGTTAATGTTTGTGTATTATCACTTATGACTGGAATGACATTAGGTTATACCAGCGATCAATTAGCTGTTTTGGGAGTTGGCGCCTTATTGCACGATCTTGGCAAGGTAAAAATTCCAGATCATATTTTAAATAAACCTTCTAAATTAACAGATGCTGAGTTTGCTATTATGCAAAAACACCCTTACTATGGCCATGAACTTATTACTTCATCCAAGGAATTAGAAAGAGAACAGGCCATTATTGCCTTGCAACACCATGAAAGCCTTGATGGTTCTGGTTACCCCTCTGGTTTATCAGGGCATAAATTTCATGAGTATGCTCAAATAGTGGCAATTGCCGATAAGTTCGATGCCCTAACAGCTAATCGGATTTATCGTAAGGCATATCCTTCCCATGAGGCCTTTGAAATGTGTGCTGCCTCCGGAAATTACCTATTTAAGGATCATATCGTTAAAGGTTTTCTCTACAATATTGCGGCCTATCCCAGTGGAACCCTTGTTCAATTGAACAACAAAGAAATTGCAGTGGTATTAGAAACTCCCAGGGGCTATTCGCGCTTCCCAAAGATAAGAATACTATTTGATCACAAGCATCGTCCTATTCTGCCAACAGAGGTTTCCTTGTCAGAACATGTAGGATTATTTATTAGCAAGGTTCTGGATGGAAATGAAATCGCCCATATATTAAACAATACTTAA
- a CDS encoding putative sulfate exporter family transporter — MIHTDTNASVSGKVPMLKNEDWWAVWLGLFIFVLGLGPIFGADLLGWVVKVTTWTDISKSFGPMSKAYKETMSGPASLFLTYLFMLVLTTIGAKAMGASVKRFAIGFTTIFVITILCMIVGENAYIAASPDKQAKLGISWSMGLGEMGFIIAMIVGLVIGNFFPKVANYLEEAAKPEWFIKTGIVILGAAIGVKTLGALGLASTVIIRGICAVVEAYLIYWPVVYFISRKYFKFTPEWAAPLASGISICGVSAAIATGGAIRSRPIVPVILSAVIIVFVAVEMLILPWLGQTFLYEEPMVAGAWMGLAVKSDGGAVASGAITDSMIRAKALKETGVKYEEGWMLMAATTTKVFIDIFIGVWAFILAIIWSVFKLNEKGGKSSAGERGRVSASEIWDRFPKFVIGFALTFILLLIWGLNDPGIVKAAKTGTDHANGFRTLFFALCFFSIGLITNVRKLWDAGMGRIVAVYTICLFGFILWVGLFISWIFYHGILPPIVG; from the coding sequence ATGATTCACACCGACACAAACGCGTCTGTCAGTGGTAAGGTACCCATGTTAAAAAACGAAGACTGGTGGGCAGTCTGGCTAGGTCTGTTTATCTTTGTTCTAGGCCTGGGCCCAATCTTTGGCGCTGATTTACTAGGTTGGGTTGTCAAAGTAACTACTTGGACAGATATTTCTAAATCCTTTGGACCAATGTCTAAGGCATACAAGGAAACAATGTCTGGTCCTGCATCGCTCTTCCTCACCTATCTTTTTATGCTGGTGCTGACAACAATTGGGGCAAAAGCAATGGGGGCCAGTGTAAAAAGGTTTGCCATTGGATTTACTACAATATTTGTTATAACAATTCTTTGTATGATAGTTGGAGAAAATGCCTATATTGCTGCCAGTCCTGATAAACAAGCTAAATTGGGGATTTCCTGGTCCATGGGGCTGGGTGAGATGGGTTTTATTATTGCTATGATTGTGGGTCTGGTGATTGGAAACTTCTTTCCCAAAGTAGCTAACTACTTGGAAGAAGCAGCCAAGCCCGAGTGGTTTATTAAAACAGGTATTGTTATCCTTGGCGCAGCCATTGGCGTTAAAACCCTTGGTGCCCTTGGACTAGCCAGTACAGTTATTATTCGGGGAATATGTGCTGTGGTCGAAGCCTATTTAATTTATTGGCCTGTGGTGTATTTTATTTCTCGTAAATATTTTAAATTTACTCCGGAATGGGCGGCACCTCTGGCTTCCGGTATTTCCATATGTGGTGTTTCCGCAGCCATTGCCACCGGTGGGGCTATCCGTTCTCGTCCCATCGTTCCTGTGATTCTTTCTGCAGTTATTATTGTGTTTGTTGCTGTCGAAATGTTAATTTTACCATGGCTTGGTCAAACATTTTTGTATGAAGAGCCGATGGTTGCCGGAGCCTGGATGGGTCTGGCGGTAAAAAGTGATGGTGGCGCAGTGGCCAGTGGAGCCATTACGGACTCAATGATCCGGGCCAAAGCTTTAAAGGAAACCGGGGTTAAATATGAAGAGGGCTGGATGCTCATGGCTGCCACCACCACAAAGGTGTTTATTGATATCTTTATTGGGGTATGGGCATTTATACTTGCAATTATCTGGTCTGTATTTAAACTTAATGAGAAGGGCGGTAAAAGTTCTGCCGGGGAAAGGGGCAGAGTTTCTGCCAGTGAAATATGGGATCGCTTCCCCAAATTTGTCATTGGTTTTGCCCTCACCTTTATCCTACTGCTGATTTGGGGTCTCAACGATCCTGGTATTGTGAAGGCTGCCAAGACAGGCACAGATCATGCAAACGGTTTTAGAACCCTGTTCTTTGCTTTATGTTTCTTCTCCATTGGTCTAATTACCAATGTGCGCAAACTATGGGATGCTGGGATGGGACGCATTGTAGCTGTATATACCATATGCTTATTTGGCTTCATCCTCTGGGTAGGTTTATTCATCTCCTGGATTTTCTACCACGGTATCCTGCCACCGATCGTTGGCTAA
- the glgB gene encoding 1,4-alpha-glucan branching protein GlgB, producing the protein MESFPGEIDRFLFHEGSHVRSYKIFGAHSAIQDGLAGVRFTLWAPNAADVRLVGDFNEWQGHLHRMKRVKDSPIWSLFIPGLPENSLYKYEIYTHQGEVLLKADPYAFFSEMRPATASRVFNIEDYQWQDQAYQEQKKQQSMYKQPVNIYEVHLGSWRRKKDVFLNYQELANQLIDYVIDMGYTHIELLPVMECPLDASWGYQLTGYYAVTSRYGTPFDFMYFVDQCHQRGIGVILDWVPAHFCKDGHGLGYFDGGTLYESANHKRADNRQWGTVNFDLSKPEVRSFLISNALFWLDVYHIDGLRVDAVAYMLYLDYGRAEGEWDPNQFGGKENLDAICFMKKLNEFVFKYYPNTLMIAEESTAWPLVTRPTYLGGLGYNYKWNMGWMNDILRYMQMDPIHRKWHHNLLTFSFMYTFSENYILPLSHDEVVHGKKSLLDKMPGDYWQKFANLRLLYGYMMAHPGKKLLFMGGEFGQFSEWNENQSLDWQLLDYDLHKKMHDYVKNLNHFYRAEKSLWMLDHHESGFQWIDPHDYTQSIITFMRKGTNPEEFIIGIFNFTPVVREGYRIGVPRLGEYHEVFNSDWIAFGGSGVINHPSMAEDTSWHNQPFSLSMRVPPLAVVFLKLK; encoded by the coding sequence ATGGAATCTTTTCCTGGTGAAATTGACCGATTTTTGTTTCATGAAGGATCCCATGTTAGAAGTTATAAAATATTTGGGGCCCATTCTGCAATACAAGACGGACTAGCAGGTGTTCGATTTACATTATGGGCTCCCAATGCAGCCGATGTTCGACTCGTTGGGGATTTCAATGAATGGCAGGGTCATTTGCACAGAATGAAGAGAGTGAAGGATAGTCCCATATGGAGTCTTTTTATTCCGGGGTTACCAGAGAATTCTCTGTATAAATACGAAATTTATACTCATCAGGGAGAAGTGTTGTTAAAGGCGGATCCCTATGCTTTTTTCTCAGAAATGAGGCCAGCTACTGCGTCTCGGGTTTTTAACATAGAAGATTATCAATGGCAAGACCAGGCTTATCAGGAACAAAAAAAGCAGCAATCCATGTATAAACAACCAGTAAATATCTATGAAGTGCACCTAGGATCTTGGAGAAGAAAAAAGGATGTTTTTTTAAATTATCAAGAATTAGCAAATCAATTAATTGATTATGTTATAGATATGGGATATACCCATATAGAACTTTTGCCGGTGATGGAATGCCCCCTGGATGCATCCTGGGGGTACCAGCTTACCGGATATTATGCGGTTACTAGTCGTTATGGCACTCCCTTTGATTTTATGTATTTTGTGGATCAGTGCCATCAAAGGGGTATTGGGGTTATCTTAGATTGGGTACCGGCCCACTTTTGTAAAGACGGGCATGGACTGGGTTATTTTGATGGTGGAACTCTCTACGAATCGGCCAATCACAAGCGAGCCGATAACAGGCAGTGGGGTACTGTAAATTTTGATTTATCTAAACCTGAAGTCCGAAGCTTCCTAATATCCAATGCTTTATTTTGGTTGGATGTGTATCATATTGATGGTCTGCGGGTGGATGCAGTGGCCTATATGTTGTATTTGGATTACGGTCGGGCTGAAGGTGAATGGGACCCCAATCAGTTCGGGGGCAAGGAAAATCTGGATGCCATTTGCTTCATGAAAAAATTAAATGAATTTGTGTTTAAGTATTACCCCAATACCCTTATGATTGCCGAAGAATCCACGGCTTGGCCCCTGGTAACCCGACCAACTTATTTAGGTGGGTTAGGTTATAACTACAAGTGGAACATGGGCTGGATGAATGACATTCTCCGATACATGCAGATGGATCCGATTCATCGAAAATGGCACCACAACCTGTTAACCTTTTCCTTTATGTATACATTCTCGGAAAATTATATCCTGCCATTGTCCCATGACGAGGTGGTACATGGAAAAAAGTCTTTGCTTGATAAAATGCCCGGTGATTATTGGCAAAAATTTGCCAATCTAAGACTATTATATGGCTATATGATGGCCCATCCAGGGAAGAAACTCTTGTTTATGGGTGGAGAATTTGGTCAGTTTAGCGAATGGAATGAAAACCAAAGTCTGGATTGGCAGCTTCTTGACTACGACTTACATAAAAAAATGCATGATTATGTGAAGAATCTAAATCACTTTTACAGGGCGGAAAAATCCCTTTGGATGTTGGATCACCATGAAAGTGGATTTCAATGGATTGATCCCCATGATTACACACAAAGCATTATTACTTTTATGAGAAAAGGTACAAACCCAGAAGAGTTTATCATTGGTATTTTCAATTTTACGCCGGTAGTTCGGGAAGGATATCGTATTGGTGTACCCCGACTAGGAGAATATCATGAAGTATTTAACAGTGATTGGATTGCTTTTGGGGGCTCCGGAGTGATAAATCATCCATCAATGGCAGAGGATACCTCCTGGCATAATCAACCTTTTTCTCTGTCAATGAGAGTACCACCCTTAGCAGTTGTTTTTTTAAAACTAAAATAA
- a CDS encoding IS110 family transposase — MSQMLVGIDVSLQSHHVQFMDGDGGALASFSIHNNRQGADTLIQKIVDTSDRIKSQSLRIGMEATSNLGWHLAHYLQEQLQTTCPQKDTQIYVLNARKVARFKKGYDTLPKNDRIDAWVIADHLRFGRLPHAMKDIIQYEALQRLTRTRFHLMQNITRDKTYFLNQVFLKFSGLRQDNPFSNLFGSTCLAVIQELEPEQIVAMSMEELVDFLKDKGKNRFDNPEEIALYLQKIARSSYRLNKAMADPVNISLATMLNVIKHMESEVKKLDKEIAKIMKGLPQTLTSVKGIGDVFTAGIMAETGDIQRFKDHNALAKYAGLTWNQHQSGEFEAEDTSRTRTGNKYLRYYLIQAADSVRKHVPEYKDFYQKKYDEVPKHKHKRALVLTARKLVRLVFSLLNTRQLYTSPERRG; from the coding sequence ATGTCACAAATGTTGGTGGGAATAGACGTTAGCTTACAGTCTCACCATGTACAATTTATGGATGGAGACGGAGGGGCATTGGCTTCTTTTTCTATTCACAACAATCGGCAGGGGGCCGACACCCTCATTCAAAAGATTGTTGATACATCTGATAGAATCAAAAGTCAATCCCTTCGAATTGGTATGGAGGCAACTTCAAATCTGGGTTGGCACCTTGCTCACTATTTGCAAGAACAGCTTCAAACCACTTGCCCCCAAAAAGATACACAGATTTACGTTCTTAATGCACGAAAAGTGGCCCGTTTCAAAAAGGGGTATGACACCCTCCCAAAGAACGACCGCATCGATGCCTGGGTAATTGCAGACCACCTTCGTTTTGGTCGACTACCTCATGCCATGAAAGACATTATTCAATACGAGGCTTTGCAGAGGCTTACAAGGACACGATTTCACCTGATGCAAAATATCACTCGGGACAAAACCTATTTTCTTAATCAGGTCTTCTTAAAGTTTAGTGGTTTACGCCAGGATAACCCATTTTCCAATCTTTTTGGCAGCACCTGTCTTGCTGTTATCCAAGAACTAGAACCGGAACAAATTGTAGCCATGTCTATGGAAGAACTGGTTGATTTCTTAAAGGATAAAGGGAAAAACCGTTTCGATAATCCGGAGGAAATTGCTCTTTATCTTCAAAAAATTGCCCGGTCTTCTTATCGACTGAACAAGGCGATGGCTGACCCTGTGAATATTTCTTTGGCCACTATGCTTAATGTAATTAAACATATGGAATCGGAAGTGAAAAAACTGGACAAAGAAATCGCCAAAATCATGAAGGGCCTTCCCCAAACTTTAACTTCCGTTAAAGGGATTGGAGATGTTTTTACCGCCGGAATCATGGCAGAAACCGGAGATATCCAACGCTTTAAAGACCATAATGCTCTGGCTAAATATGCCGGTTTAACTTGGAACCAACATCAATCAGGTGAATTTGAAGCCGAAGATACCAGCAGAACCAGGACCGGGAACAAGTATCTTCGTTATTACTTAATTCAGGCTGCTGATTCTGTACGGAAGCATGTTCCTGAGTACAAAGACTTCTACCAAAAGAAATATGATGAAGTACCAAAACACAAACATAAAAGGGCTCTCGTCTTAACCGCTAGAAAACTGGTACGGTTGGTGTTTTCGCTACTAAACACCAGGCAACTGTACACTTCACCAGAGAGGAGGGGGTAA